A single region of the Lotus japonicus ecotype B-129 chromosome 4, LjGifu_v1.2 genome encodes:
- the LOC130714730 gene encoding uncharacterized protein LOC130714730, which produces MSRLSEDDILRFRREQQALKKKQSPAKSLTEPEGSHSETEKNPAPKRRKKNQSSEKIAEKATIQTPLEKFTTKGANQYGSSSAPPPSWKNELKEFEDMTSEEITSLWDSRINFNSLVETNLVFEADKEKMRKVGLQEACHAVMTKSLEIAAISKMIEIESSHFDGLSNAKKLEDKEKENEKLKSTMKLLEKSNKANEKKAADLALELEKLKKTVEEGEALLKAKEEETQKMKEEANSLASEKQILNKTVDDLTAETASLKASILSQLEAGFNKAKEQILFLNPDVPIKTEGVDPYARIIEGKLITPNFDEEEEEEQEQEEEDKENNNNNNNKEGEGESN; this is translated from the coding sequence ATGTCTCGCCTTTCTGAAGACGATATTCTCCGCTTCCGCCGCGAGCAACAGGCGTTGAAGAAAAAGCAATCTCCTGCCAAGTCCCTAACCGAACCTGAAGGGAGTCACTCTGAGACGGAGAAGAATCCAGCCccgaaaagaagaaagaaaaaccaaAGTTCTGAAAAGATTGCTGAGAAAGCCACCATTCAAACTCCGCTGGAAAAATTCACAACCAAAGGGGCGAACCAATATGGTTCCTCAAGCGCTCCACCTCCCTCGTGGAAGAACGAACTGAAAGAATTTGAGGACATGACTTCAGAAGAAATTACTTCCTTATGGGATTCCCGCATCAACTTCAACTCTCTTGTGGAGACCAACCTTGTATTTGAAGCTGATAAGGAAAAGATGAGGAAAGTTGGGCTTCAAGAAGCCTGCCATGCCGTCATGACTAAAAGTTTGGAAATTGCTGCCATTTCCAAGATGATAGAAATTGAGTCCAGCCACTTTGATGGGCTTTCTAACGCTAAGAAGCTGgaagacaaagaaaaagaaaatgaaaagctgAAGTCCACAATGAAGCTGTTGGAAAAATCTAACAAGGCCAACGAGAAGAAAGCCGCTGACCTGGCTTTAGaacttgaaaaattgaaaaagactGTGGAAGAAGGTGAAGCCTTACTGAAGgcgaaggaagaagaaacacaaAAAATGAAGGAAGAGGCGAACTCCTTGGCCTCagaaaaacaaattttgaacAAGACTGTTGATGATCTTACTGCCGAAACGGCATCTTTGAAAGCCTCCATTCTTTCCCAACTTGAGGCTGGCTTTAACAAAGCTAAGGAGCAAATCTTGTTCCTAAATCCTGACGTGCCTATCAAGACTGAAGGCGTTGATCCTTATGCTAGGATCATTGAAGGAAAATTAATCACGCCCAACtttgacgaggaagaagaagaagaacaagaacaagaagaagaagacaaggagaacaacaacaacaacaacaacaaagagggCGAAGGGGAAAGCAATTGA
- the LOC130710583 gene encoding uncharacterized protein LOC130710583, translating into MKMEEPSFTNGDDDDFCNSILSRFGNSTAENHQHLCATVGVISQELKERNMPSSPVAYFGATCSSLRSFASEPNPHNHSIDALLTILSLLIAGVPVPVLKTQREFLSNFIVRVLQSPSVSESGAVSGIKCLSHLLISRDTVDWSDVSPLFNVLLVFLTDSRPKVRRQSHLCLRDVLLNFQSSSLLASASEGVTSLLERFLLLAGGANANSGEGTKGAQQVLDVLDALKECLPFLSLKYKTSILKHFKTLLDLRHPLVTRRITDALNFLCLNPSAEISPEALLELLSSLALSISSNEMSGDGLTFTTRLLDVGMKKIYTLNRQLCIIKLPIVFNALKDILASEYEEAIYAATDALKSMINSCVDESLIKQGVDQLTLSKNGEPRRSAPTIIEKICATIESLLDYHYAAVWDRVFQIVSAMFQKLGNNSPYFMRGIIKNLEDMQKLPDEDFPFRKQLHVCVGSALAAMGPETLLSLIPLNLEAEDLSDANIWLFPILKQYIVGARLNYFTEEILPMIERVKEKAQKLENRGLMVSSRNADALAYSLWSLLPSFCNYPLDTAKSFKSLEKHLRKKLKEEPDLRGIICTSLQLLIQQNKNIKDSNDQDCAGQDVVKEEVLVHYSQQVATENLNELKSSARNLLKELSEVFLNTTKDDGGCLQRTIGDIASIADSEYICKLFGEKMWQLYKCTQKASKAGNSKDSMQIDDASNNVSPLVIRAQLLDFAVSLLPGLNEECIALLFQAIKPAFQDVEGVLQKKAYKVLSIILRSKDDFLSLKFEELLGLMIDILPSCHFSAKRHRLDCLYFLIVHVSKSKDNLEHWREIVGSFLTEIILALKEANKKTRNRAYDILVEIAHAFGDEERGGNRENLLQFFNMVAGGLAGETPHMISAAAKGLARLAYEFSDLVLTAFNLLPSTFLLLQRKNREIIKANLGLLKVLVAKSQAEGLQLHLRSMVEGLLKWQDNTKNHFKAKVKLILGMLVTKCGLEAVKAVLPDEHIKLLTNIRKIKERKERNRGAKSEETRSHLSKATTSRQSRWNHTKVFSDFDEDSGNSDAEYLNAKTMSRGGKSLRLKSAASSFRSNIRLKKNLPEHFSDQSDDEPLDLLDRQKTRSALRSSDNLKRKSRLDDEMEVDSEGRLIIREEEEWKNEKPDDPDYDARSERDTHLSAKSGTKGQKRRKTSDSGWAYTGKEYASKKASGDVKRKDKLEPYAYWPLDRKMMSRRPQHRSTARKGMASVVKMTKKLEGQSASGVLSLKGLKLKKTHKKGGKGKKKM; encoded by the exons ATGAAAATGGAGGAACCTTCATTCACAAACggcgatgatgatgatttctgcAATTCAATCCTCTCTCGCTTCGGCAACTCCACCGCCGAGAATCACCAGCACCTCTGCGCCACCGTCGGCGTCATCTCGCAGGAGCTCAAGGAACGCAACATGCCTTCCTCCCCCGTCGCCTACTTCGGCGCCACCTGCAGTTCCCTCCGCAGCTTCGCTTCTGAACCGAACCCTCACAATCACAGCATCGACGCACTCCTCACCATCCTCTCCCTCCTCATCGCCGGGGTCCCCGTCCCTGTGCTGAAGACGCAGAGAGAGTTCTTATCTAACTTCATCGTCCGTGTTCTCCAGTCGCCTTCGGTTTCCGAGAGCGGCGCTGTCAGTGGAATCAAGTGCCTCTCGCATTTGCTGATCAGTAGGGACACTGTTGACTGGTCTGATGTCTCTCCCTTGTTCAATGTCTTGCTGGTGTTCCTCACTGATTCGCGACCTAAG GTTAGAAGGCAATCACATTTGTGTCTTCGTGATGTCTTGTTAAACTTTCAAAGTTCTTCACTTCTGGCATCTGCAAGCGAAGGTGTCACGAGCTTACTTGAGAGGTTTCTTTTGCTTGCCGGTGGAGCAAATGCAAATAGTGGTGAAGGAACTAAAGGagcacagcaggttctggatgTTCTTGATGCCTTGAAAGAATGTCTGCCTTTTTTGTCACTAAAATACAAGACCAGCATTCTTAAGCACTTCAAAACCCTCTTGGATCTACGTCATCCTCTAGTCACGAGGCGCATAACAGATGCTTTGAATTTTCTCTGTCTTAACCCTTCAGCAGAAATTTCCCCTGAAGCCCTACTTGAATTGTTAAGCTCATTAGCTCTTTCCATCTCATCAAATGAGATGTCTGGAGATGGATTGACATTTACTACTCGTTTGCTTGATGTTGGAATGAAGAAAATTTATACTCTTAACAGGCAACTATGCATAATTAAGCTTCCCATTGTTTTTAATGCTCTCAAAG ATATTTTAGCATCTGAATATGAAGAGGCCATATATGCGGCCACAGATGCACTCAAAAGCATGATCAATTCTTGTGTCGATGAAAGTTTGATTAAACAGGGAGTGGACCAGCTCACTTTGAGCAAAAACGGAGAACCAAGGAGGTCAGCGCCCACGATTATTGAAAAAATTTGTGCAACTATTGAGAGCTTACTTGATTATCACTATGCTGCTGTCTGGGACAGAGTATTTCAAATTGTTTCGGCTATGTTTCAAAAATTAG GAAATAATTCTCCGTATTTTATGAGAGGAATAATCAAAAACTTGGAAGATATGCAAAAGCTGCCTGATGAAGATTTTCCTTTTAGGAAACAG TTGCATGTATGCGTTGGATCTGCTCTTGCTGCAATGGGACCTGAAACTTTATTATCCCTTATACCTCTGAATTTGGAGGCTGAAGATTTATCTGATGCAAATATTTGGCTTTTTCCAATTCTGAAACAATATATTGTTGGGGCGCGATTAAACTATTTTACAGAAGAGATTTTGCCTATGATTGAACGTGTAAAGGAGAAGGCTCAGAAG CTTGAGAATCGGGGACTCATGGTGTCGTCAAGGAATGCAGATGCACTTGCTTACTCTTTATGGTCTTTGCTGCCTTCATTTTGTAACTATCCTTTGGACACAGCTAAAAGTTTCAAGTCTCTAGAGAAACATTTACGTAAGAAGCTAAAAGAAGAACCTGATCTTCGTGGAATAATATGCACTAGCTTGCAGCTTCTGATTCAACAGAATAAGAATATTAAGGACTCAAATGACCAGGATTGTGCTGGGCAAGATGTGGTCAAAGAAGAAGTTTTGGTTCATTATTCGCAGCAGGTAGCAACAGAAAATCTGAATGAGCTGAAGTCATCTGCAAGGAACTTGCTGAAAGAACTGTCAGAAGTATTCTTGAATACTACAAAAGATGATGGTGGCTGTTTGCAG CGCACGATTGGTGACATTGCTTCTATAGCAGATAGTGAATATATATGCAAATTATTTGGAGAGAAAATGTGGCAGCTTTATAAATGCACTCAAAAGGCCAGTAAAGCAGGAAATTCGAAAGATTCTATGCAGATTGATGATGCATCAAATAATGTGTCTCCATTAGTTATCAG GGCTCAGCTTCTGGATTTTGCAGTTTCTCTGTTGCCGGGTTTAAATGAGGAGTGTATTGCTTTATTATTTCAAGCAATAAAGCCAGCATTTCAG GATGTTGAAGGTGTCCTGCAGAAGAAGGCATACAAAGTACTTTCAATCATTCTCAGG AGCAAAGatgattttctttctttgaagTTTGAGGAATTGCTTGGGCTTATGATTGACATTCTTCCTTCATGCCATTTTTCTGCCAAACGTCACAGGCTTGATTGCCTTTACTTCTTAATTGTCCATGTCTCAAAATCAAAG GATAATCTGGAGCACTGGCGAGAAATTGTTGGTTCTTTCCTTACTGAAATAATACTTGCTCTTAAAGAG GCTAATAAAAAAACCAGGAACAGGGCTTATGATATTCTTGTTGAAATTGCCCATGCATTTGGGGATGAGGAGAGAGGTGGGAACAGAGAAAACCTGCTTCAATTTTTCAACATG GTTGCTGGTGGCCTTGCTGGGGAAACACCACATATGATAAGTGCCGCGGCCAAAGGTTTGGCTCGTTTGGCTTATGAGTTCTCCGATCTTGTTTTAACTGCTTTTAACTTGCTCCCATCCACGTTTCTCCTCCTCCAGCGGAAAAATAGAGAGATAATTAAg GCTAATCTAGGTTTATTAAAGGTATTAGTAGCCAAATCACAAGCAGAAGGGTTGCAATTGCACCTCAGAAGTATGGTGGAGGGTTTGCTGAAGTGGCAAGACAACACCAAAAatcatttcaaagcaaag gttaaacttattttgggaaTGCTTGTTACGAAGTGTGGACTGGAGGCTGTTAAAGCAGTTCTTCCTGATGAACATATTAAGCTTCTAACCAACATACGCAAG ATCAAGGAGCGCAAAGAGAGGAATCGAGGGGCTAAATCTGAAGAAACTAGATCTCATCTTTCAAAAGCAACGACATCCAG GCAAAGTAGGTGGAATCACACAAAAGTCTTCTCGGATTTTGATGAAGATAGCGGCAATAGTGATGCGGAATACCTGAATGCCAAGACAATGTCCAGAGGGGGCAAGTCTTTACGTCTCAAATCAGCAGCTTCTTCATTTAG GTCCAATAtcagactaaagaagaatttgccCGAGCACTTTTCTGACCAGTCCGATGATGAGCCACTTGATTTGCTTGATCGGCAGAAAACAAGGTCAGCTCTTAGATCGTCTGATAATCTCAAAAGAAAGTCGAGATTAGATGATGAGATGGAGGTGGATTCTGAAGGACGTTTGATTATCCGTGAGGAAGAGGAATGGAAGAACGAAAAACCTGATGACCCAGACTATGATGCTAGGAGTGAGCGGGATACTCATTTGTCTGCGAAGTCAGGAACTAAAGGACAGAAGCGGAGAAAAACATCCGACTCTGGTTGGGCTTACACAGGGAAGGAATATGCTAGCAAAAAAGCAAGCGGAGATGTTAAGAGGAAGGACAAGCTTGAACCTTACGCATATTGGCCACTTGATCGGAAAATGATGAGTCGTCGCCCACAGCACCGGTCGACTGCAAGAAAAGGTATGGCCAGTGTTGTAAAGATGACAAAAAAGCTTGAAGGCCAGAGTGCCTCTGGTGTGCTGTCCCTGAAAGGCTTGAAACTAAAAAAGACTCACAAGAAAGGTGGcaagggaaagaaaaaaatgtaa
- the LOC130711287 gene encoding 3-oxoacyl-[acyl-carrier-protein] synthase II, chloroplastic-like: protein MSMAGTSSLCTWLVAACMSVTCDADRPRTSHAMFRSSTRSRRTTRAFISSLYGSTTIQGLITSLQPCHNAFGSTTSSTFNRRHKRLNRHPHSGKTMAVALEPAQEITTLKKPPTKQRRVVVTGLGVVTPLGHDPDVFYNNLLDGVSGISEIETFDCAEFPTRIAGEIKSFSADGWVAPKLSKRMDKFMLYMLIAGKKALADGGFTEDIMNELDKRKCGVLIGSAMGGMKVFNDAVEALRISYKKMNPFCVPFATTNMGSAMLAMDLGWMGPNYSISTACATSNFCILNAANHIIRGEADVMLCGGSDATIIPIGLGGFVACRALSQRNTDPSKASRPWDINRDGFVMGEGAGVLLLEELEHAKKRGAVIYAEFLGGSFTSDAYHVTEPRPDGAGVILCIEKALAQSGVSREDVNYINAHATSTPAGDLKEYQALIHCFGKNPELKVNSTKSMIGHLLGAAGGVEAVATIQAIRSGWVHPNINLENPDKGVDAAVLVGPKKERLDIKAALSNSFGFGGHNSSIIFAPYK, encoded by the exons ATGTCGATGGCCGGAACCTCATCCCTCTGCACGTGGCTCGTCGCCGCTTGCATGTCAGTCACGTGCGACGCTGACCGTCCCAGAACCTCGCACGCCATGTTCCGCTCCTCCACCAGGTCCCGGAGAACCACCAGAGCCTTCATTTCATCGCTCTACGGATCCACCACCATTCAGGGTCTCATCACTTCCCTTCAACCCTGCCACAATGCCTTTGGATCCACAACTTCTTCCACTTTTAATCGCAGGCACAAGCGTCTCAATCGACACCCTCATTCTG GTAAAACGATGGCCGTAGCTTTGGAACCTGCCCAAGAAATCACAACTCTGAAAAAGCCTCCTACAAAACAAAGGCGAGTAGTTGTGACAGGCTTGGGCGTGGTTACACCACTTGGTCATGATCCAGATGTCTTCTACAATAATTTACTCGATGGTGTTAGTGGCATAAGTGAGATCGAGACTTTTGATTGTGCAGAATTTCCGACA aGGATAGCTGGAGAAATTAAGTCTTTCTCAGCGGATGGCTGGGTAGCACCAAAACTTTCAAAGAGAATGGATAAATTTATGCTTTACATGCTTATAGCTGGTAAAAAGGCCTTGGCTGATGGTGGGTTTACTGAAGATATAATGAATGAGTTAGATAAACGCAAGTGTGGAGTTTTGATTGGCTCAGCAATGGGTGGCATGAAG GTTTTCAATGATGCTGTGGAAGCTTTACGAATATCATATAAGAAGATGAATCCTTTTTGTGTACCTTTTGCCACAACAAATATGGGTTCTGCCATGCTTGCAATGGATCTG GGATGGATGGGCCCTAATTATTCTATCTCTACAGCTTGTGCTACAAGTAACTTTTGTATACTGAATGCAGCAAACCATATCATTAGAGGTGAAGCC GATGTGATGCTTTGTGGTGGCTCAGATGCTACTATTATACCAATTG GTTTGGGAGGCTTTGTGGCATGCAGGGCACTCTCACAGAGAAATACCGATCCTTCCAAAGCTTCCCGCCCTTGGGATATA AATCGTGATGGATTTGTCATGGGGGAAGGGGCTGGAGTTTTGCTTTTAGAAGAATTGGAGCATGCTAAG AAAAGAGGTGCAGTCATATACGCCGAATTCCTTGGTGGGAGTTTTACCTCTGATGCATATCATGTAACTGAACCACGTCCTGATG GGGCTGGTGTAATACTTTGCATTGAGAAGGCATTAGCTCAGTCTGGAGTATCAAGAGAGGATGTGAATTACATAAATGCACACGCCACATCCACACCAGCTGGAGATCTTAAAGAGTACCAGGCTCTTATTCACTGTTTTGGTAAAAACCCCGAG CTAAAAGTGAATTCCACGAAATCTATGATTGGTCATCTACTAGGAGCAGCTGGTGGTGTAGAAGCTGTAGCAACAATTCAG GCAATCAGAAGTGGGTGGGTTCATCCGAATATCAACCTAGAAAACCCAGATAAAGGAGTG GATGCTGCAGTGCTTGTTGGCCCAAAGAAAGAGAGGCTGGATATCAAGGCAGCCTTATCTAATTCATTTGGTTTTGGGGGTCACAATTCCTCAATCATATTTGCCCCATATAAGTGA